One genomic segment of Mesoterricola silvestris includes these proteins:
- a CDS encoding lysophospholipid acyltransferase family protein — MSGIGRRWQLGVFHALIRLAGRPLSYALADLVSLHYTLTRPSVRQGCRPYLDHRFHGRRGLRRLADTFRLTRSFARILVDQAALRLLGRGEFITHLQGRADLAALLAEGRGLVIVTAHVGAWQLGMAGLGGLERPISVLARFDAGDESSPFQAFAGRDFRVIDPGAFLGGVPDMVGALQRGEVVALMGDRAWGAGGGTVAVDFLGGPVPLPFTAYKLASATGAPVAVLFPYKAGPDRYEMHLASVIRVPAGLGRAPEAYRPYAAAYARALEAFLGTHPYHFFNFFDLWAGKTGPG, encoded by the coding sequence GTGAGCGGCATCGGCCGCCGGTGGCAGCTGGGTGTCTTCCATGCCCTGATCCGTCTGGCCGGTAGGCCCCTTTCCTATGCCCTCGCGGACCTGGTGAGCCTCCACTACACCCTCACCCGGCCCTCCGTCCGCCAGGGGTGCCGGCCCTACCTGGACCACCGGTTCCACGGGCGCCGGGGCCTCCGGCGCCTGGCGGATACCTTCCGTCTGACCCGCTCCTTCGCCCGGATCCTGGTGGACCAGGCCGCCCTGCGGCTCCTGGGGCGCGGCGAGTTCATCACCCACCTCCAGGGCCGGGCGGATCTGGCCGCCCTCCTCGCCGAGGGCCGGGGTCTGGTCATCGTCACGGCCCACGTGGGGGCCTGGCAGCTGGGCATGGCCGGCCTGGGGGGCCTGGAACGGCCCATCTCCGTGCTGGCGCGCTTCGACGCCGGGGACGAAAGCTCCCCCTTCCAGGCCTTCGCGGGCCGGGATTTCCGCGTCATCGACCCCGGGGCGTTCCTGGGCGGGGTCCCGGACATGGTGGGCGCCCTGCAGCGGGGCGAGGTGGTGGCCCTCATGGGGGACCGGGCCTGGGGCGCCGGCGGCGGCACCGTCGCGGTGGACTTCCTGGGCGGCCCGGTGCCCCTGCCCTTCACCGCCTACAAGCTGGCCTCGGCCACCGGTGCGCCCGTGGCGGTGCTCTTTCCCTACAAGGCCGGGCCCGATCGGTACGAAATGCACCTGGCCTCCGTCATCCGCGTCCCGGCGGGCCTGGGGCGCGCCCCGGAGGCCTACCGCCCCTACGCCGCGGCCTACGCCCGGGCCCTGGAGGCC
- a CDS encoding phosphopantetheine-binding protein, with the protein MAPTPLELKAFIIETLDLEDLRPGDIGDDQPLFRGGLGLDSVDALELAMALKRRYGASVEAAGAFQERLGTVRALARWLAGDGTN; encoded by the coding sequence ATGGCTCCGACGCCCCTTGAACTCAAGGCCTTCATCATCGAGACCCTGGACCTGGAGGACCTCCGGCCCGGAGACATCGGCGACGACCAGCCCCTGTTCCGGGGCGGCCTGGGCCTGGATTCGGTGGACGCCCTGGAACTGGCCATGGCCCTCAAGCGCCGCTACGGGGCATCCGTGGAAGCGGCCGGCGCGTTCCAGGAGCGGCTCGGCACCGTCAGGGCCCTGGCCCGATGGCTGGCTGGGGATGGAACGAATTAG
- a CDS encoding DUF2062 domain-containing protein: protein MGEPPRLLAVVPVFDHAATLRGVVEGLLGQGYPVLVVDDGSRDGALERVADLPVRTLRLEANRGKGAALLAGARAAMAEGFEAILTLDADGQHFPADAPALVAAAFAAWPAIAVGVRAMDGADVPRSSRFGRAFSNFWVRLECGCDLADTQSGFRVYPVALLAEGRFRSRRYGFEVEVLVRGAWAGLPIVEAPVRVLYLPGSQRISHFRAFRDNLRLTALHTFLVTRALFRSPGTPLAREARRALVSPCAFLRALALEHGSPAALATAVGLGVFLGSLPIIPFGLLVIAFVHQRLHLNKLAGLGASNVCVAPFVPFVCVQMGHLLLHGRWWTTWNRQGLLAELPQRLGEWLLGALVVGPLLGFLLALPAYFLVKRFRSTGKAAPRTW, encoded by the coding sequence GTGGGTGAGCCGCCCCGCCTCCTGGCGGTGGTGCCCGTCTTCGACCACGCCGCCACCCTGCGGGGGGTCGTGGAGGGGCTCCTGGGCCAGGGATACCCGGTGCTGGTGGTGGACGACGGAAGCCGGGACGGGGCCCTGGAGCGGGTGGCGGACCTGCCCGTGCGCACCCTGCGCCTGGAGGCCAACCGGGGCAAGGGCGCCGCGCTCCTGGCCGGGGCCCGGGCCGCCATGGCCGAGGGTTTCGAGGCCATCCTCACCCTCGACGCCGACGGCCAGCACTTCCCCGCGGATGCCCCGGCGCTGGTGGCCGCCGCCTTCGCGGCCTGGCCCGCCATCGCCGTGGGCGTGCGCGCCATGGACGGCGCCGACGTGCCCCGGTCCAGCCGGTTCGGCCGGGCCTTTTCCAATTTCTGGGTGCGCCTGGAATGCGGATGCGACCTGGCCGACACCCAGAGCGGTTTCCGGGTCTATCCCGTCGCCCTCCTCGCGGAAGGCCGGTTCCGGTCCCGGCGCTACGGCTTCGAAGTGGAGGTGCTGGTGCGGGGCGCCTGGGCGGGCCTGCCCATCGTGGAGGCCCCCGTCCGGGTGCTGTACCTTCCGGGAAGCCAGCGCATCTCCCATTTCCGGGCCTTCCGGGACAACCTCCGGCTCACGGCCCTCCACACCTTCCTGGTGACCCGCGCCCTCTTCCGGAGCCCCGGGACGCCCCTGGCCCGGGAGGCCCGCCGGGCCCTGGTGTCCCCATGCGCCTTCCTGCGGGCCCTGGCCCTGGAACACGGCAGCCCCGCGGCCCTGGCCACCGCGGTGGGGCTGGGGGTCTTCCTGGGCAGCCTGCCCATCATCCCCTTCGGCCTGCTGGTGATCGCCTTCGTCCACCAGCGCCTGCACCTGAACAAGCTGGCCGGCCTGGGCGCCTCCAACGTGTGCGTGGCCCCCTTCGTGCCCTTCGTGTGCGTGCAGATGGGGCACCTGCTCCTGCACGGCCGCTGGTGGACCACCTGGAACCGCCAGGGCCTCCTGGCCGAGCTTCCCCAGCGGCTGGGGGAATGGCTGCTGGGGGCCCTGGTGGTGGGCCCCCTGCTGGGGTTCCTGCTGGCCCTGCCGGCCTATTTCCTGGTGAAGCGGTTCCGCTCTACCGGGAAAGCAGCTCCACGCACTTGGTGA
- a CDS encoding GxxExxY protein produces the protein MPRYWGEHSGDDYPHQEITQAIIEAAIRVQNALGPGLLEDAYKACLAHALRGSGHKALREVCLDIVWEGLTVDGAYKMDLVVDDKVVVEAKTVEKLVDAHFAQINSQLRFSSLEVGLLLNFRAWPLKDGGIRRVVHTRP, from the coding sequence ATGCCACGTTATTGGGGAGAACACTCAGGGGATGATTATCCCCACCAGGAGATCACACAGGCGATAATCGAAGCTGCCATCCGGGTTCAGAATGCGCTAGGGCCGGGCCTTCTCGAGGATGCTTACAAGGCCTGCTTGGCGCATGCCTTGAGGGGGAGTGGCCACAAAGCCTTGCGGGAGGTTTGCCTGGACATCGTCTGGGAGGGCCTGACCGTCGATGGTGCCTACAAGATGGACCTCGTGGTGGACGACAAGGTCGTGGTCGAAGCAAAAACGGTGGAGAAGCTGGTGGATGCCCACTTCGCCCAGATCAACAGCCAGCTGCGATTCTCCAGTCTCGAGGTTGGCCTGCTTCTCAACTTCCGTGCCTGGCCCCTCAAGGATGGCGGAATCCGCCGCGTCGTTCACACCAGACCCTGA
- a CDS encoding ankyrin repeat domain-containing protein translates to MKPMATLAIIAVLLGAPALDAGTQLSRAVADGNLVLAKSLVEAGEKVNELDKWGWTPLAWAAYYGQPAIAKWLLERGADPNILTTRKYGRYKPGVSPLLLAAYYGHDEIVADLLKAKADPGLTDVSGRKPVDYAKEFGFTKCVELLSR, encoded by the coding sequence ATGAAGCCCATGGCAACCCTCGCCATCATCGCGGTCCTCCTGGGCGCCCCGGCGCTCGACGCGGGCACCCAGCTCTCCCGGGCCGTGGCGGACGGCAACCTGGTCCTGGCCAAAAGCCTGGTGGAGGCCGGTGAGAAGGTGAACGAGCTCGACAAGTGGGGCTGGACACCCCTGGCCTGGGCGGCCTATTACGGCCAGCCGGCCATCGCCAAGTGGCTCCTGGAACGGGGGGCGGATCCCAATATCCTCACCACTCGCAAGTACGGCCGGTACAAACCGGGCGTTTCCCCACTGCTGCTGGCCGCCTACTACGGGCACGACGAGATCGTGGCCGACCTCCTCAAGGCCAAGGCCGACCCCGGCCTCACGGATGTGTCCGGCAGGAAGCCGGTGGACTACGCCAAGGAATTCGGGTTCACCAAGTGCGTGGAGCTGCTTTCCCGGTAG
- a CDS encoding polysaccharide deacetylase family protein, translated as MRFPLSVAHLTALTAFQLAFLLLFVDPRLAAVPLALFVLLCGVAPFMTRFGFFLPILSRGSRKVPRVALSFDDGPDPEVTPAVLDLLDRHGLKAAFFLVAAKAEANPGLVREILARGHEIGSHSWHHFPMLMLRSRRVLREEVGRAQEIFKGFGILPRAFRPPVGITSSRLWPVLLDHGMFCVNFSCRALDQGNRRVPGLARRILGKVRPGDLILLHDVRPSRSTLDRLLAEFEELLGGLRERNLEVVSPSALLGRAIMGRRLEVQGAAESFYDDLADTYDEEQFGTPVALSRNLELELFRKRVPALLQGTGTVLEVGAGTGIFTLELARRCGEVHAVDLSGNMLRHLELKAGAAGIANIRTMEGDAEALDFQGPYAAVFSFLVFEYFQDLPGFFRRLAPHLEPGAPVYFFTARTSFLRFWTQLGNALRQGIWLRSRSRREVAALLRDAGIDPVRIEGHLLKAFGRGGMILEVEGRRRGPSRG; from the coding sequence ATGCGCTTTCCCCTTTCCGTGGCCCACCTGACGGCCCTCACCGCGTTCCAGCTGGCCTTCCTGCTGCTCTTCGTGGACCCGCGGCTGGCGGCGGTGCCCCTGGCCCTCTTCGTCCTGCTCTGCGGGGTCGCGCCGTTCATGACCCGGTTCGGGTTCTTCCTGCCCATCCTCTCCCGGGGCAGCCGCAAGGTGCCCAGGGTGGCCCTGAGCTTCGACGACGGGCCCGACCCCGAGGTCACCCCCGCGGTGCTGGACCTGCTGGACCGCCACGGCCTGAAGGCCGCGTTCTTCCTGGTGGCCGCCAAGGCCGAGGCGAACCCCGGCCTGGTGCGGGAGATCCTGGCCCGGGGCCACGAGATCGGCAGCCACAGCTGGCACCACTTCCCCATGCTCATGCTCCGGAGCCGGCGCGTCCTGCGCGAGGAGGTGGGCCGCGCCCAGGAGATCTTCAAGGGCTTCGGGATCCTTCCCAGGGCCTTCCGGCCCCCCGTGGGGATCACCAGCTCCCGGCTCTGGCCCGTCCTGCTGGACCACGGCATGTTCTGCGTGAACTTCAGCTGCAGGGCCCTGGACCAGGGCAACCGCCGCGTGCCGGGCCTGGCCCGGCGCATCCTGGGCAAGGTCCGGCCAGGGGATCTCATCCTCCTGCACGACGTGAGGCCCTCCCGGTCCACCCTGGACCGGCTCCTGGCGGAATTCGAGGAGCTCCTGGGGGGGCTGCGGGAGCGGAACCTGGAGGTGGTGTCCCCCTCCGCGCTCCTGGGCCGGGCCATCATGGGGCGCCGCCTGGAGGTCCAGGGCGCCGCCGAGAGCTTCTACGACGACCTCGCGGACACCTACGACGAGGAGCAGTTCGGCACCCCCGTGGCCCTGAGCCGGAACCTGGAGCTGGAGCTCTTCCGCAAGCGCGTCCCCGCCCTCCTCCAGGGCACCGGCACGGTGCTGGAGGTGGGGGCGGGCACCGGCATCTTCACCCTGGAGCTGGCGCGGCGGTGCGGCGAAGTGCACGCCGTGGACCTCTCCGGGAACATGCTCCGCCACCTGGAGCTCAAGGCCGGAGCCGCGGGCATCGCCAACATCCGCACCATGGAGGGGGACGCGGAGGCCCTGGACTTCCAGGGCCCCTACGCCGCCGTGTTCTCCTTCCTGGTCTTCGAGTACTTCCAGGACCTCCCGGGCTTCTTCCGGCGCCTGGCGCCCCACCTGGAACCGGGGGCGCCCGTGTACTTCTTCACCGCCCGCACCTCCTTCCTGCGGTTCTGGACCCAGCTGGGCAACGCGCTGCGCCAGGGCATCTGGCTCCGGTCCCGCTCCCGCCGGGAGGTGGCCGCGCTCCTGCGGGACGCGGGCATCGACCCGGTGCGCATCGAGGGCCACCTGCTCAAGGCCTTCGGCCGGGGGGGAATGATCCTGGAAGTGGAAGGGCGCCGGCGGGGGCCGTCCCGTGGGTGA
- a CDS encoding lipid biosynthesis B12-binding/radical SAM protein: MSRILLVSANLTLEPYPVLPLGMAVVAGSLADRGHRVEQFDFLAEGASEAAFTDRVRACAPDFLGISLRNLDSCDSLARTDYPAVARRLVELARACTSAPIILGGSAFSILPEEILAYTGADYGVAGEGEGVAADLVEALAAGRAAPRISRAPGPAAAMAAPRFDGAIVRFYQEASGLLSLQTKRGCSHRCVYCNYPALEGATHRARDPRLVVDDLQEAHARFGQREFFIADAVFNDAAGQHMEVVEELARRALPIRWSCYMRPSLIREADLRLMGRAGLRAAELGTDATTDATLLGLGKGFTFQEAVEANGLFAACRIPCAHFVMFGGPGETEATVAEGLANLDRLASTAVFAFSGIRILPGTALHRLALQEGRVGAGDGLREPAYYHAAGLDPGAMEARIEAAFKGRRDRFFPPERGRERMAALRAMGFRGLIWDSLIRHPGQETPPC; encoded by the coding sequence ATGAGCCGAATCCTCCTTGTCTCCGCCAATCTGACCCTGGAGCCCTACCCGGTGCTCCCGCTGGGCATGGCGGTGGTGGCGGGGTCCCTGGCCGACCGGGGCCACCGGGTGGAGCAGTTCGATTTCCTGGCCGAAGGCGCCTCGGAGGCGGCCTTCACGGACCGGGTGCGCGCCTGCGCCCCCGATTTCCTGGGCATCTCCCTGCGCAACCTGGACAGCTGCGATTCCCTGGCGCGCACGGACTATCCGGCCGTGGCCAGGCGCCTGGTGGAACTGGCCCGCGCCTGCACCTCCGCGCCCATCATCCTGGGGGGTTCCGCCTTCTCGATCCTGCCGGAGGAGATCCTCGCCTACACGGGCGCCGACTATGGCGTCGCGGGGGAAGGGGAAGGGGTCGCGGCCGACCTGGTGGAAGCCCTGGCCGCGGGCCGCGCGGCGCCCCGCATCAGCCGCGCCCCGGGCCCGGCGGCCGCCATGGCGGCGCCGCGCTTCGACGGGGCCATCGTCCGCTTCTACCAGGAAGCCTCGGGCCTCCTCAGCCTCCAGACCAAGCGGGGCTGCTCGCACCGCTGCGTCTACTGCAACTACCCCGCCCTGGAGGGGGCCACCCACCGCGCCCGGGACCCCCGCCTGGTGGTGGACGATCTGCAGGAGGCCCACGCCCGTTTCGGGCAGAGGGAATTCTTCATCGCGGACGCGGTGTTCAACGACGCCGCCGGCCAGCACATGGAGGTGGTGGAGGAACTGGCCCGCCGCGCCCTGCCCATCCGGTGGTCCTGCTACATGCGCCCCAGCCTGATCCGGGAAGCGGATCTGCGCCTCATGGGCCGGGCGGGACTGCGCGCGGCGGAACTGGGCACCGACGCCACCACCGACGCGACCCTGCTGGGCCTGGGCAAGGGCTTCACGTTCCAGGAGGCGGTGGAGGCCAACGGGCTCTTCGCGGCCTGCCGCATCCCCTGCGCCCACTTCGTGATGTTCGGAGGCCCCGGGGAGACGGAAGCCACGGTCGCCGAGGGGCTCGCGAACCTGGACCGCCTGGCCAGCACGGCGGTCTTCGCCTTCTCCGGCATCCGCATCCTCCCCGGAACCGCCCTGCACCGCCTGGCCCTCCAGGAGGGCCGGGTGGGCGCCGGCGACGGGCTGCGTGAACCGGCGTACTACCACGCCGCGGGCCTGGATCCCGGGGCCATGGAGGCCCGCATCGAGGCGGCCTTCAAGGGCCGCCGGGACCGGTTCTTCCCGCCGGAGCGGGGCCGGGAGCGCATGGCGGCCCTGCGGGCCATGGGGTTCCGGGGGCTGATCTGGGACTCCCTCATCCGCCATCCCGGGCAGGAGACGCCGCCGTGCTGA